ctcttgctctgctgccCAGCAACAACATCGACCAGGCACAGGCTGCAGCTGCAAAAGCGAAACGCGGCGGCACGCCGGAGCTGATCCCCATCAACCTCGTGGGCCGCGACGGCGACAAGATCACCCTGGCCCTGCAGCCCCGCGACCTCTCCCTCGCCGGCTTCGCCAACGGGAGCCACCACTGGTACGCCTTCCCGGGGTACGAGCACGTGATCCGCAACGGCACGACGCTCCCGTTCGGCAACAGCTACCGCGACCTCATCGGCGGGCTGGCGAACCTGCCGAGCCTGCCGCTGGGGCGGGAGCCCGCGCTGCGCGCCATCGGCGCCATCTCCGCGTGCGACGACCCGGCGAGCGCGGACGACGACACGCTGGGCGCGCTCAAGCGCGGGCTGGCCACGCTCACGGTGACCAGGTGCGAGGCGCTGCGGCTGGCGCCCGTCTGGGAGACGGTCTCCGAATCGGCAAGAACGAACCCTAATCCTAACCCTAGTTTCCCATTCGGATAAAcccgaaaagaacaactcaaatcAGAAAGGGGAAAgtggggctagggttagggtgcgTCGGATGaaccttcgccggcgcgggagaagaagccgagccgggggcgctggctcgccgggctcggccaagaaagcgccgcggccaggcccctcgacggcggcgtgctcacccgttggggagcacacgCGCCGGCGatggggccggcgacggcgcaaaGGCTCGCCATGGCTGCCCGCTCTGCCTTCCTCGCTCGCGGCTGCTCGGTGGCTACGGTCATCACTGCGGctgagaagagagaaagagcgaagagagagagagagagcaggcgcGAATGCGCTAGGGTTTCCACGGCACCGGCGCGGCGATGGTTTTGATCCGGCCGAAGACGGCGCGCGACCGTCCGATCAGAACCAACGGCCACGGATGCTCGGGCCGTCAccagcccaggcgggcgcgagcgCGCGCGGCGCTTTGAAGGCCCAGGCCCATGTTGCGGCCTAGGTGCGGCCTGTGCGCGCGAGGACAGCTGGGCCAAGCCGGTTTTTTGCCGTCTTGGGCCGCGCTAGGCTGAAAAGAAAGAAGGAAAATTTtgttattttccagaagcaattTTGATGCatatttttgatgaatttgaatgattttgatacaatttttctgtgcaaattttatccaacgatacTTTGCTCAGAAAACAGTAAATtttttttagtgcttctggaaaataataatatgaaaagattattaatgtttccgctgtgcatgataattttCGTTCtcttttgattaaatttgaaccaacgggataatttaattttaagagaagtgatgaatttctgataattttgatgcgattatgatattattattttctgaccaacgttgttaataacaatattataatttttgatccatgagaaattgtgcattaattttacttctgcccaacggtgatgtaaaatgtttgcatggataaattataagttttaatttgaccaacgttgagttaaagcatgaaattttatgtataaatgtttcttacttactttggtgtgatttcaggaggcaaatgcattgtgaacattgccaacatcccgacactcaataGAACCAATCACCGTATGTGGCaggagaagtatgaattggaacttgtgttgggagaggtcgattttgccatcacctcaccgtgtcctactgagccagaggacccggtgagagatgacaatgaatctgacgctgatttcgctgctcgaaagtgtgatcatgctgaaataagaatgaaatatgaccttgaacataggcaatggactctctccaaccgcaagtgcctgttggtagccaaagccaccataaaagaacagataaggggctcaatccctaaatgtgctactgccaaagaatatcttgagaaaatcaagagtcagtttactaggtctaccaaggccacagcaagttcactgattaagaagcttgtgaatgaaaaattcactggtggtagcataagagagcacat
The sequence above is drawn from the Miscanthus floridulus cultivar M001 chromosome 15, ASM1932011v1, whole genome shotgun sequence genome and encodes:
- the LOC136507396 gene encoding 60 kDa jasmonate-induced protein-like, coding for MERPSLSMAIFLVVLILALALLPSNNIDQAQAAAAKAKRGGTPELIPINLVGRDGDKITLALQPRDLSLAGFANGSHHWYAFPGYEHVIRNGTTLPFGNSYRDLIGGLANLPSLPLGREPALRAIGAISACDDPASADDDTLGALKRGLATLTVTRCEALRLAPVWETVSESVIRAHKTGQWNGPFTELLRKNASIHSKEEALAVVSVVPIPPWLRFSWRTLAVPDQLSLTDL